In Spirosoma pollinicola, the genomic window TGCTTATTTTGAGCTAAAGGAATACGCCAATGCCGCTCTTGATTACGAGCAGGCCGTTAAACTGAAACCCGATTATTACCGACCTTATTACAACCGGGCCCTCCTGAAAATAGCTCAGAATGATCAGGCCGGAGCGCTCAAAGATTATTCTGATGCGATTCGGCTTGTTCCCGATACGAGTAAGATCACCGGCGCCGAGCTGTTCCTGAATCGGGGGCAATTATTTGCAACGCAAGGGCAAACTCAACCCGCCATCACCGATTTCTCGAAGGCGATTTCACTAAATCCGAACAACGCCCTGGCTTTGTATAACCGGGGTAATTTGCGATTTAAAGAGAAAGATCTGACCGGTGCAATTGCCGATTTTCAGGAAGCCGTCCGCGCCGATCCCAAGTTTGGTAAAGCGTTTTATGGGTTAGGCATTGCCCAGGTAATCAACAACGAACGGGAAAGCGGTTGCCTGAGTTTGAAGCAAGCCCAAACGCTGGGTTATGTCGACGCAGCCAATGCTGTGGCCGAGTATTGCCAATAATTTTTTGCAGCGTAAATGCCACAAGTTCAGTAAGTCATTCAAGGTGTGTTCTTATAGGGAAAACTAACCCACCTGAATCTAATTCCGATCAAGATGAGAAAAACCCTTTCAATTGTTTTTGGCGTGCTATTCCTGTTGTTTGCCGCCGTTCAGTACAACGACCCCGATCCACAAGTTTGGATACCTATTTACGGTATTGCCGCTGTGGCCTGTTTTATGGCCTATGCCGGTTTAGGGAAATGGTGGTTTTTCGGGCTGCTGGCTGTTATGTTTGTTGTTGCGGCTGTGTATCAGTGGCCGCCGGTCTTTGAAGGCTTTTTGTTTAGTGAAGTTGGTATGCGGAGTGTGAACATTGAACTGGCCCGCGAAGCCGGTGGGCTGGCCATTTGCGCACTGGTGATGGGAATACTGGCCGCGCTGGCGCGTCAACCAATACGTCGATGAAACTCATTGAATGTCCTCGCGATGCCATGCAGGGGCTGGCTCATTTTGTGCCGACAGATCTCAAGATTCGTTACCTCAACGCGTTGTTGACGGTGGGCTTCGACACGCTCGACTTTGGCAGTTTCGTGTCGCCGAAGGCTATTCCACAACTGCGCGACACCGCCGAGGTGCTGGCGGGGCTTGATCTATCGACGACAAAAACAAAATTACTGGCTATCGTCGCAAATGTTCGGGGGGCTGAGCAGGCAGTAGATCATTCACAAATTCAGTATGTTGGTTTTCCACTGTCTGTTTCAGAAACGTTTCAGCAGCGGAATACTAACAAGTCTATCGATCAGGCTTTTGCTGAGGTCGCCGAGATGCAGAATCTGTGCATTCAGGCCGGTAAAGACTTAGTCGTTTATCTGTCAATGGGCTTCGGAAATCCATATGGAGATGTCTATAGTCCCAATCTGGTTGCTGAATTTACGGCTCAACTGGTCCAACTTGGCGTTCGAATCATTGCGCCATCCGATACCGTTGGTTCATCAACGCCAGAAGCTATCGAAAACCTGTTTACGCAGTTGATTCATAAGTTTCCGCAGATTGAATTCGGGGCTCATCTGCATGCTCGTCCGGGCGATGCCCCCGCTAAAGTACGCTCGGCTTTGCGGGCTGGTGTTCAGCGAATAGACGGCGCATTGCGGGGTTTTGGCGGTTGCCCAATGGCGGCTGACTCCCTTACCGGCAATTTGCCTACCGAGGAAATCATCCAGACCCTGGCTGCCGAAGGTATAAACCTATCCCTTAATCAGGAGGCCTTTCAAAAAGCTCTGACACTATCGGCAGGAGTATTTTAATGTAGCGCGGGTTTCCACGGCAGCGGCCGGCCGTCCGCGCTACTCATCACATAAACATTACCTGAATTTCTTCTTTCACGGCTTTTAGTGCGTCGTAGGTAGGTTGTCTGTCTTTCTGGATGATTCGTTCAAAAATCCGTTTGGAGAGTTCGAGGGCGGGGGCGTCGGGGCGGGTGTCGCCCGATGCCTGATTGATCAGCACCATAACATCGTTCATTGCCCCTTGAATCTGGTCCCAAGTAGCCTGGCTCATGTATACCTGCTGTGACAGGTTATGATTGTATTCATCCCGAATTTCCTGCAAGAGCCGTTGCTGAAACTCCAGCACGGTTGTAGAGCTACCGCTCAGCCGAAGCAATAAATTATTGGGACTAATGCGTTCCAGAAACAGAACCATTCGTTCATAAGCTTGTAATCGTATGGGTACAACCGTATCGGTATATCGGTTTTTAACCTCGAACGTATGGCGGTCTGCTTCGCGTTCTAACAACAGTTTGACAGTCACATACATACCGTATAATACCAAACCGGCCGGAACAATCAACTTCAAAAAATCACTCAGTAAGTCCATAAAAGGAAAACGATGTTTAGGGAAAAAGGTAATTTTACCGTAACAGGCTACTATTTATCACCTATTTATGAGCAATAGCGCCTGTATTTATCAATATTTATTATGCTGGATAATCCTGTTATAGTTCGCCCCGAAGCTCGTCAACAGATTCTGGACACGTTACGGGCCAATAAAATTCCCGGAGAATACGGTTTACGTGTTGGTGTTCGGGGTGGAGGTTGTGGTTCATCCTGGTTGTTAGGCTTCGATGTGCCGGGTCCCGCCGACGAAGTGTATAACGTGGAAGGTGTACAGGTCATTATTGACCGCAAACATTTACTGTATGTTCTGGGGGCTGAAATTGGCTATGAACCTGGTGGATTTACGGTCGAAAAGGACTGATGATCAGTTAGTTGGTTTTATTTATACAGGATTTTTAAAAAACATCCCCATATAACTGCTCAAGAATACTTGTTCTCAAAATTCTGGCATGATTTTAGGGCTATTTAAGCAAGAGCCAATATCTACGTTTTGTGAAACGCATTGAAGAACATATTTTTTTGCTGTTAGCTGTATTGTGTGTAACCTTATCGGTATCGTGCTTTTTTTTGTTGGAGCAGAATGCGCCGGGGGCTACAGATGAGCAATACTTGAGTTCTGTTCAGCAACGGGTCAAAGAAGAACTAGTAGTCAGCGCAACTGAACTTGATAGTGTAACGGCTTTACTGAAACGCAAGCCAACGCCAACCTTTGCGGACTTAAGCATACCTACCCACTATCCTTATTTTGTCTTTCGTAAGAAGCAACTCGTCTTCTGGTCCGATCACCGGTTTATTCCCGATTTTGCCCGACTTGCTCTGGTAACAACCCCTAAGCTGGTTGATTTTGGAAAAGAACGATATATCGTTAGCCATAAACGAGTTGACGATGGGGCAGATGGTCTGGACGTATTCTCACTCATCAACATTTATCGATATTACCACAGCAGCAATACCTATTTACAGTCCGGCTACAATCCTGATTTGTTTTCGCTTGATCCTACCACTATATCAGACCAACGATCAACTACATTCCAAACTATTTACGATAATTCGTCAGCCTTTTTATTTTCGGTCATACCGCCCAAGGTTGATGCGTATCGTAACCATTCTACGCCTGTCAATACGGTTATTCTGGCATCGCTGGGTATAATTTTTCTAGGTCTGTATATCCTTCAACTGATGCTTCGGTTGAAACGAAAACGAAACTATGAGGTAAGCTTTATGTTGCTTGCCGCTTATCTGCTGTTGCTGCGGGCAGTGATGCTCTATTTTGGCGTACCGTTTTTATTTTTTGAGATAGACCTGTTTAACCCTAAATTTTACGCGTCTTCTGTACTGGTGCCCTCGCTGGGGGACTTGTTGCTGAATACACTGGTTGGGGTGATATTGACTTTTTACTGGGTTCGGTATTATTACCGAACCCAGATCTATCGTCTACTTTTACAAGTACCTGTCTGGCTACGGCCGGTTATTTCGGTTTTATGCGTAATCTTTAGTTATGGAGTATATACGCTCTGCTTTGTTGAACTCAATAATATTTACGAAAAGTCGCAGTTCACGCTGGATATCACCCTTAACATCCGCTTCTCGTTTCTTAAGATCATTTGCCTGGTCGTTTTTATTACCATTTCATTCATTTACTTCTTAGTTACGCACCTGCTGGCAAGCCTGTTTCTACGGTATAATCGAAATAAGGTTAGTCTGGGAATCGCCTTGATTCTGGCAGGCACGTTGATCAGCGGTGGACTTTGGTTTGTACTCGGCTGGCCAGTAAACAGTATCTTCTTGCTCAATGGCGTTTATTTCCTGGTCATTTTTGCCAGTCAGTTCACAAAAACGCTTTACTCATTCCGCTACAAAACGTCGATCTATTTGTTTTTAGCCGCGTTTATTTATGCTGTAATGACGGCTTATGTGGTTTATAATCAGGAGATTAAGAAGCAATTGATTCATGAGCAGGAGTTTGCTACCCAACTCTTGGCCGAAAATGATGAATTCGGAGAGTTTTTAATGAGTAAGGCACAGGAGTCGATTCAGGGCGATGCCGATATTGGTAAGGCGTTACAAACCGATACGTTGCTTGTGCGGGAACGTATCCAACAGCGTATCAAAAGTTTGCACCTTGATAAATACTTCGACAAGTATGACATTGAAGTGTTTTCATTCCGGGCCAATGGTCGTCCGCTCGACAACAGCCCTAATGCTGTTTCATTTGCTACATTCAAAAACCGGTATCGAAAGCCCGATTATGAAACCGAATACCCCGGTGTGTATTTCGTAAATGAAGTTGGCAATCAATTTGTCAAACAATATTTATGCTTTATTGCTATTCGAAAAGAAGGTCTGGAGTTAATGCCGGATCAATCGAAATCTGCTGATAATCAAGCTATACTGGGTGAGGTAGTGTTGGATTTTCGACTGCGTAACGAGCGACCCAAAAGCGTGTATCCTGAGCTATTGGTCGATACAAAATTTACGCAGAATCCTGATACCCAAGCCTACAGCTATGCTTTTTTTAGCGGTCCTTCTGCCCAAAGTCACTCATTAACCGATGCAAATAAACATCAGGTGCTATACACGGCAGGTAGCTATAATTATGATCGCAAATTCGATCTCTCTTTACTGGATAAGTCAACTTTGTTTGAAAGTGGTATTGCCAGTAATGGGTATCAGCACGTAGCACAACGCGGGAAAGATGGACGAATCATTGTCGTATCGTCGGCAGAATACCCGTTCCGGAATATATTTTCCAACTTCTCTTTTCTGTATCTGCTGCTGGTATTGACGGTGATCATTGTTATTATTGGCTATGCTATTAATTATGGCTTCTCTAAGTTCAGTGTCAACTACTCGACCCGGATTCAGATTCTGCTGAACATTGCTTTTTTCTTACCCCTCTTGTTGGTAATCGTCATCATCGTGAATGTGATCAGTTCAAATTACATTGCCAATCAGGAGAGTACCTATATAAGCAACACACGCAACATTGCCACTAACTTTCTAACCTACTTAGATGAACACTTGCACGCACATAAACGCAGTAAGGCATCAATGGAGGAAGAACTAAGTAAGATAGCGCGTGATGCAGATATCGACATCAATCTATTTGATACGCAGGGCCGTCTTTATACCTCTACACGTCCAATTATTTATGAAGGGGGCTATCTCTCAAAATACATTAATCCAGAGGCTTACATTCACATTATTGAAGACAAAGAAAATGAGCAGCTGCTCAATGAATCGTTGGGAAGCAAGCAATATCGGACAGCTTACGTAGGCATAAAATCGTATGACGGACGATTGCTGGGCGTGCTGAGTATTCCTTATTTTTATGCCCGTCCTGAGCTGGATCGTCAGATTATTGAGGTGATAGCCTCTGCACTGAGCATCTTTACGGCCCTGTTCCTGTCCTTTCTGGTCCTGTCTTATTTCGCGTCGCACGTGTTGACAAAGCCACTCCGCTTATTGACACAAAAAATCAGCAAGACAAACCTCGAACGGCCAAACGATCCATTGATCTGGCAGTCGGATGATGAAATTGGGTTGCTTATTCGGGAATATAACCGCATGTTGGTAAAGCTTGAGGAAAGCAAACAGGCCTTGGCGCAAACCGAGAAACAATCGGCCTGGCGGGAAATGGCCAAGCAAGTAGCCCATGAGATAAAGAACCCGCTAACACCCATGAAATTAACGCTGCAGCATTTGCAGCGAACGTTCCCGACGCCGAACGAAGCTGCGGGCGGGGCTAATGACCCGGCTCGTCGGATTATTTTGCGAACGTTTGATTCGCTGTTAGATCAGATTGATAACCTCAGCGACATTGCTACCTCATTTTCGGAATTCGCGAAAATGCCATTGCCAAAAAAAGAAG contains:
- a CDS encoding hydroxymethylglutaryl-CoA lyase, coding for MKLIECPRDAMQGLAHFVPTDLKIRYLNALLTVGFDTLDFGSFVSPKAIPQLRDTAEVLAGLDLSTTKTKLLAIVANVRGAEQAVDHSQIQYVGFPLSVSETFQQRNTNKSIDQAFAEVAEMQNLCIQAGKDLVVYLSMGFGNPYGDVYSPNLVAEFTAQLVQLGVRIIAPSDTVGSSTPEAIENLFTQLIHKFPQIEFGAHLHARPGDAPAKVRSALRAGVQRIDGALRGFGGCPMAADSLTGNLPTEEIIQTLAAEGINLSLNQEAFQKALTLSAGVF
- a CDS encoding sensor histidine kinase — its product is MKRIEEHIFLLLAVLCVTLSVSCFFLLEQNAPGATDEQYLSSVQQRVKEELVVSATELDSVTALLKRKPTPTFADLSIPTHYPYFVFRKKQLVFWSDHRFIPDFARLALVTTPKLVDFGKERYIVSHKRVDDGADGLDVFSLINIYRYYHSSNTYLQSGYNPDLFSLDPTTISDQRSTTFQTIYDNSSAFLFSVIPPKVDAYRNHSTPVNTVILASLGIIFLGLYILQLMLRLKRKRNYEVSFMLLAAYLLLLRAVMLYFGVPFLFFEIDLFNPKFYASSVLVPSLGDLLLNTLVGVILTFYWVRYYYRTQIYRLLLQVPVWLRPVISVLCVIFSYGVYTLCFVELNNIYEKSQFTLDITLNIRFSFLKIICLVVFITISFIYFLVTHLLASLFLRYNRNKVSLGIALILAGTLISGGLWFVLGWPVNSIFLLNGVYFLVIFASQFTKTLYSFRYKTSIYLFLAAFIYAVMTAYVVYNQEIKKQLIHEQEFATQLLAENDEFGEFLMSKAQESIQGDADIGKALQTDTLLVRERIQQRIKSLHLDKYFDKYDIEVFSFRANGRPLDNSPNAVSFATFKNRYRKPDYETEYPGVYFVNEVGNQFVKQYLCFIAIRKEGLELMPDQSKSADNQAILGEVVLDFRLRNERPKSVYPELLVDTKFTQNPDTQAYSYAFFSGPSAQSHSLTDANKHQVLYTAGSYNYDRKFDLSLLDKSTLFESGIASNGYQHVAQRGKDGRIIVVSSAEYPFRNIFSNFSFLYLLLVLTVIIVIIGYAINYGFSKFSVNYSTRIQILLNIAFFLPLLLVIVIIVNVISSNYIANQESTYISNTRNIATNFLTYLDEHLHAHKRSKASMEEELSKIARDADIDINLFDTQGRLYTSTRPIIYEGGYLSKYINPEAYIHIIEDKENEQLLNESLGSKQYRTAYVGIKSYDGRLLGVLSIPYFYARPELDRQIIEVIASALSIFTALFLSFLVLSYFASHVLTKPLRLLTQKISKTNLERPNDPLIWQSDDEIGLLIREYNRMLVKLEESKQALAQTEKQSAWREMAKQVAHEIKNPLTPMKLTLQHLQRTFPTPNEAAGGANDPARRIILRTFDSLLDQIDNLSDIATSFSEFAKMPLPKKEVFELTGVFNKTADLYADDVRISLRRQITNGPVMAVGDRQLIGRILTNLLINAIQSVPAGRKPEIDLKLYTNSDAVQIEIHDNGAGIPEAIRSKVFLPNFSTKRGGSGLGLAIAKRGIEHAGGTIWFETTDGVGTSFFVSLPLAGVPGPLLGEAVNY
- a CDS encoding iron-sulfur cluster assembly accessory protein — protein: MLDNPVIVRPEARQQILDTLRANKIPGEYGLRVGVRGGGCGSSWLLGFDVPGPADEVYNVEGVQVIIDRKHLLYVLGAEIGYEPGGFTVEKD
- a CDS encoding tetratricopeptide repeat protein, whose protein sequence is MKRSIGLILGIVFSISACSSSDKNVDQGRIYLKEGKFREAVQVLNQAIESNSSNVEAFNSRGVAYFELKEYANAALDYEQAVKLKPDYYRPYYNRALLKIAQNDQAGALKDYSDAIRLVPDTSKITGAELFLNRGQLFATQGQTQPAITDFSKAISLNPNNALALYNRGNLRFKEKDLTGAIADFQEAVRADPKFGKAFYGLGIAQVINNERESGCLSLKQAQTLGYVDAANAVAEYCQ
- a CDS encoding DUF7935 family protein, giving the protein MDLLSDFLKLIVPAGLVLYGMYVTVKLLLEREADRHTFEVKNRYTDTVVPIRLQAYERMVLFLERISPNNLLLRLSGSSTTVLEFQQRLLQEIRDEYNHNLSQQVYMSQATWDQIQGAMNDVMVLINQASGDTRPDAPALELSKRIFERIIQKDRQPTYDALKAVKEEIQVMFM
- a CDS encoding transmembrane 220 family protein; the protein is MRKTLSIVFGVLFLLFAAVQYNDPDPQVWIPIYGIAAVACFMAYAGLGKWWFFGLLAVMFVVAAVYQWPPVFEGFLFSEVGMRSVNIELAREAGGLAICALVMGILAALARQPIRR